One Labrus mixtus chromosome 22, fLabMix1.1, whole genome shotgun sequence genomic window carries:
- the LOC132956776 gene encoding uncharacterized protein LOC132956776: protein MAAVSSLLHEDQFLCSICLDVFTDPVTIPCGHNFCKTCITEHWSVNVPCQCPLCKELHEKKPDLRVNTVLSEMASQLRLSVQKETSSSSEEQPANTGEVLCDYCTETKQKALKSCLDCLVSYCETHLEPHQRIQALKRHKLVTPVENLESRICKKHERPLEQFCKTDQVCVCGFCIESEHKSHQIVSLREEYEAKKAVLGETEAEVQKMIKERQVKIEDFKQSVKLSKEVFTALIRSVEEGLAQLIDLIKEKHSTTEKQAEDFIKVLEEEISELTKRNTEVQQFSRNKDPLQFLQNFSSLKTPPPTKDWTTVKVYSSYEGTVRTALTPLEETLSREMKMLCADAELKKYKQYSVDVTLDPETAHPKLILSDDGKQVSHGDAVQNLSDSPKRFLHNLCVVGKQSFSSGRSYYEVQVGGKTDWLMGVARESISRKVFLILPQKGLWTVLLEGKEFKAYTDRLVHLCLKSKPQKVGVFVDYEEGLVSFYDVDAPALIYSFTGCNFTEKLYPIFNPKNNNSGRNSTPLIICPVNKTDYMAAVSSLLHEDQFLCSICLDVFTDPVTIPCGHNFCKTCITEHWSVNVPCQCPLCNELHEKKPDLRVNTVLSEMASQLRLSVQKETSSSSEEQPANTGEVLCDYCTETKQKALKSCLDCLVSYCETHLEPHQRIQALKRHKLIDPVENLESRICKKHERPLEQFCKTDQVCVCGFCIESEHKRHYIVSLIEEYEVKTAELGKTEAEVQKMIKERQVKIEDFKQSVKLSKEDADRETATSVQVFTALIRSVEEGLAQLIDLIKEKHSTTEKQAEDFIKVLEEEISELTKRNTEVEEHSRNKDPLQFLQNFSSLKTPPPTKDWKTVKVYSSYEGTVRTALTQLEETLSREMKMLCADAELKKYKQYSMDVTLDPETAHPRLILSDDGKQVSHGDAIQYPTDSPKRILSYYGVLGKQSFSSGRCYYETQVEGKSDWVLGVASESLNRKTAFEFAPRNGIWTVCLRDDCEYKALDDSHHRLYLNTKPQKVGVFVNYEEGLVSFYDVDAPAPIYSFTDCNFTEKLYPIFNPKNNNYGTNFIPLIICPLNNTD, encoded by the exons AGTTTTATCGGAGATGGCTTCTCAGTTAAGACTGTCAGTTCAGAAGgaaaccagcagcagctcagaggaACAACCCGCCAACACAGGAGAAGTTCTCTGCGATTATTGCACTGAAACCAAACAGAAGGCCCTGAAGTCCTGCCTGGATTGTCTGGTCTCCTACTGTGAGACTCACCTGGAGCCTCATCAGAGAATCCAAGCTCTGAAAAGACACAAGCTGGTCACTCCCGTGGAGAACCTTGAAAGCAGGATCTGTAAGAAGCACGAGAGACCTCTGGAGCAGTTCTGCAAAACTGaccaggtatgtgtgtgtggattctgTATTGAGTCAGAACACAAGAGTCATCAAATAGTTTCTCTCAGAGAAGAATATGAAGCAAAAAAAGCGGTGCTGGGTGAAACTGAAGCTGAGGTTCAGAAGATGATTAAGGAGAGACAAGTGAAGATTGAGGATTTCAAACAGTCTGTGAAGCTCAGCAAGGAGGTGTTCACTGCTTTGATCCGGTCCGTTGAGGAAGGCCTGGCCCAGCTCATTGACTTGATCAAGGAGAAGCACAGCACAACAGAGAAACAGGCTGAAGATTTCATCAAAGTGCTGGAAGAGGAGATCTCTGAGCTGACGAAGAGAAACACTGAGGTGCAGCAGTTCTCACGCAACAAAGACCCCCTCCAGTTCCTCCAAAATTTCTCATCTTTGAAAACTCCTCCACCCACCAAGGACTGGACAACGGTCAAAGTTTACTCATCGTACGAGGGGACTGTGAGGACAGCTCTGACTCCGCTGGAGGAGACACTcagcagagagatgaagatGCTTTGTGCTGATGCTGAATTAAAAAAGTACAAGCAGTACTCAGTGGATGTGACCCTCGATCCTGAAACAGCTCATCCCAAACTGATACTGTCTGATGATGGAAAGCAAGTTAGTCATGGAGATGCCGTTCAGAATCTTTCGGATAGCCCAAAGAGATTTTTACATAATTTATGTGTGGTAGGAAAGCAGAGTTTCTCTTCAGGAAGATCTTACTATGAGGTTCAAGTTGGAGGGAAGACTGATTGGCTGATGGGAGTGGCCAGAGAGTCTATTAGCAGAAAAGTTTTTCTTATTCTTCCTCAGAAAGGTCTCTGGACTGTTTTGCTGGAAGGAAAGGAGTTCAAAGCGTATACTGACCGTCTAGTCCATCTGTGTTTGAAGTCAAAGCCTCAGAAAGTTGGGGTGTTTGTGGATTACGAGGAGGGTCTGGTCTCTTTTTATGACGTAGATGCTCCAGCTCTCATCTACTCCTTCACTGGCTGTAACTTCACTGAGAAACTCTACCCAATATTCAAtcccaaaaataataatagcgGTAGAAACTCCACCCCACTGATCATCTGTCCGGTCAATAAGACCGATT ACATGGCAGCAGTGAGCAGTCTTCTCCATGAAGATCAGTTTCTCTGCTCCATCTGTCTCGATGTGTTCACTGATCCAGTCACCATACCATGTGGACACAACTTTTGCAAGACCTGCATCACCGAGCACTGGAGTGTAAATGTCCCATGCCAGTGTCCCCTGTGCAACGAGCTTCATGAGAAAAAACCTGACCTGCGGGTCAACACAGTTTTATCGGAGATGGCTTCTCAGTTAAGACTGTCAGTTCAGAAGgaaaccagcagcagctcagaggaACAACCTGCCAATACAGGAGAAGTTCTCTGCGATTATTGCACTGAAACCAAACAGAAGGCCCTGAAGTCCTGCCTGGATTGTCTGGTCTCCTACTGTGAGACTCACCTGGAGCCTCATCAGAGAATCCAAGCTCTGAAAAGACACAAGCTGATCGATCCCGTGGAGAACCTTGAAAGCAGGATCTGTAAGAAGCACGAGAGACCTCTGGAGCAGTTCTGCAAAACTGaccaggtatgtgtgtgtggattctgTATTGAGTCAGAACACAAGCGGCATTACATTGTTTCTCTCATAGAAGAATATGaagtaaaaacagcagagctggGGAAAACAGAAGCTGAGGTTCAGAAGATGATCAAGGAGAGACAAGTGAAGATTGAGGATTTCAAACAGTCTGTGAAGCTCAGCAAGGAAGACGCCGACAGAGAGACAGCAACAAGTGTGCAGGTGTTCACTGCTTTGATCCGGTCCGTTGAGGAAGGCCTGGCCCAGCTCATTGACTTGATCAAGGAGAAGCACAGCACAACAGAGAAACAGGCTGAAGATTTCATCAAAGTGCTGGAAGAGGAGATCTCTGAGCTGACGAAGAGAAACACTGAGGTGGAGGAGCACTCACGCAACAAAGACCCCCTCCAGTTCCTCCAAAATTTCTCATCTTTGAAAACTCCTCCACCCACCAAGGACTGGAAAACGGTCAAAGTTTACTCATCGTACGAGGGGACTGTGAGGACAGCTCTGACTCAGCTGGAGGAGACACTcagcagagagatgaagatGCTTTGTGCTGATGCTGAATTAAAAAAGTACAAGCAGTACTCAATGGATGTGACCCTCGATCCTGAAACAGCTCATCCCAGACTGATACTGTCTGATGATGGAAAGCAAGTTAGTCATGGAGATGCCATTCAGTATCCTACTGACAGCCCAAAGAGAATATTGTCATACTATGGGGTGTTAGGGAAGCAGAGTTTCTCTTCAGGAAGATGTTACTATGAGACTCAAGTTGAAGGGAAGTCCGATTGGGTTTTGGGAGTGGCCAGTGAGTCTCTAAACAGGAAGACCGCCTTTGAATTTGCCCCCAGGAATGGCATCTGGACTGTATGCTTGAGAGATGACTGTGAATATAAAGCTCTCGATGACTCTCATCATCGTCTGTATTTAAATACAAAGCCTCAGAAAGTTGGGGTGTTTGTGAATTACGAGGAGGGTCTGGTCTCTTTTTATGACGTAGACGCTCCAGCTCCCATCTACTCCTTTACTGACTGTAACTTCACTGAGAAACTCTACCCAATATTCAATCCCAAAAACAATAACTATGGGACAAACTTTATCCCACTGATCATCTGTCCGCTCAACAACACTGATTAG